The Thunnus thynnus chromosome 24, fThuThy2.1, whole genome shotgun sequence genome window below encodes:
- the LOC137177277 gene encoding CD59B glycoprotein-like — protein MKVFAFALLLLVAVTYGEALLCQNCVHETPDSTTCVETTVTCPPEMDACAKITYPAPAVNTFHKSCFKMIECLKLGITQGLQVNCCTWDSCNK, from the exons atgaaggtcTTTGCTTTTGCTCTCCTGCTCCTGGTGGCCGTCACCTACG GTGAGGCCCTGCTGTGTCAGAACTGTGTCCATGAGACTCCTGACAGTACAACCTGTGTGGAGACAACCGTGACCTGTCCTCCGGAGATGGACGCCTGTGCCAAAATCACCTACCCAGCCCCTGCTG TGAACACCTTCCACAAGTCCTGCTTCAAGATGATTGAGTGCCTGAAGCTGGGAATCACTCAGGGTCTGCAGGTCAACTGCTGCACCTGGGACAGCTGCAACAAATAA